AAAGGAAAACATTTGTGGTTGCGCAATAATTTTTCGACATTTTTATCACAATTCATTGATACTTTTACTGTGGTTGGGCTATTATGTGTATTTCAAATATTGCCTTGGAGCATGTTTAGCGGTTTGGTAATTAGTGGTTTTATTTTTAAGATAATTATAGCATTTATCGACACCCCTTTCCTGTATTTCTTCGTATATCTGTTTAGGAAAAGGTTTAAACTACAAGTAGGCGAGGAAATAGAATTAGAATATTGAATATTCAAGTGCGCTATGTTTTTTGATTGCGCCACAAATAGTTGTTATAGTATCAGTACATCAAGAAAATCAAAAGTATTTTTGTAAAACATTAAACGGTATCGTTTTAATATAAATTTATATGAAAAATAAAATTTTAAAAATAGTCGGAATAGTTTTTTTGCTAATTATCATGGTATTAGTCGCCGCTCCTTTCTTTCTAAAAGGTAAAATTGCCGATATTATCAAAAATAAAGTGAATAATAACATAACAGCTACCTTCGATTTTGAAGAGGCAGATCTATCACTTTTTTCCTCGTTTCCGAATGCTACGGTTAGGTTAAAGAATATTTCTTTAATCAATAAAGCTCCTTTTGAGGGCGACACTTTATTTTCTTCAAAAGAAGTAGCACTGAATATGTCAATCAAAGAATTATTCAAGGGAGCTGATGAATCTATTGTGATTAAAAGCCTAACCGTAGATAATGCATTTTTAAATATCTTGGCAGATGCAGAAGGAAATGTAAATTATGATATAGCCATAGAAGATGATAATACTAGTACTGCCGATGCTGATAAAAGCGAGACAAGTGATTTTACCCTTTCGATGGAATCTTACGCCATCAGCAATTCAAAAATTTTATATTTAGATAGAGAATCTGGAATACGTTTTGAAATCTTTGAAATGAATCATTCAGGAACGGGTGATTTATCTTTGGAGAAATCAGAATTAGACACAAAAACAAGTGGATTAGTATCTTTTGAAATGGATAGCACCAATTATTTGAATAGAAATCCTGTAAAGTTAGACGCTCTGATAGGGATAGATTTAAATACAAACACCTATTCATTCTTAAAAAATGAAGCTATGGTAAACCAGTTGGCTTTAGTTTTTGACGGTTTTGTAAAATTAAATGATGACAACCAAGAGGTGGATATAAGTTTTAAGACAGCTTCTTCAGATTTTAAAAACTTTTTGGCGGTTATCCCAGCTGAATATTCCAAAAATTTAGAATCGGTAACTACCACAGGTAATTTTATTGTGCAAGGTAAATTCAATGGAATTGTTGATGAGGTATATATTCCAAAATTTAAAATTGATATACAATCAGATAATGCATCTTTTAAATATGCAGATTTACCCAAGTCGGTGCGTAATGTTTATATCGATACAGAAATTACCAACGAAACAGGAATCACAGAAGAAACTTTTGTTGACATTCGTAAACTGTCTTTTATGATTGATGAAGATAGGTTTAATATGACTGCTAAAATTCAAGACTTAATGGGGAATACTAAGGTAAATTCTCATATTGATGGAAAAATGAACTTAGCAAATATTGCAAAAGCCTACCCGGTTCCGGCAGATTTAAATTTAGAAGGCTTGTTAGCACTCGATATTAATGCCGCTTTTGATATGGCATCCATCGAAAATAAACAATATGAAAAAACCAATATCAATGGAAATTTAAATTTAAAGAATTTTGTTTACAAATCGGAGGAGCTTAAAAGCCCGGTTAAAATCAATGCTACATCAGTGACATTTAACCCTAAAACAGTTACTTTAAATGAACTCAACGGGGTTACGGGTCAAACAGATTTTAAAGCCTCTGGTACTATAAATAATCTTTTGGGTTTTATGTTCAATGACGAAAATGTAGAAGGAATTTTTAATTTAAGTTCAACTACGTTTGCCGTAAATGATTTTATGGTAGAAGAGTCAACAGTTCCTACAGCTGAATCGACTGGTAAACCCACAATGGCTGCAGCTCAAGTGAAAATCCCTTCATTTTTAGATGCGACCATCAATGCCACGGCATCTAATGTTATTTACGACAATTTAAGTCTAAAAAATGTGTCAGGAACGCTGATTATAAAAGATGAGAAAGCAACTTTACAAAATATGACTTCATCAATTTTTGGTGGGAACTTAGCCTTTAATGGAGAGGTTTCTACGAAAGGAGTAACACCTAGCTTTGCGATGAAATTAGGCATGAATAACTTTAAAATTGGAGAGACCTTCAAAGCTTTAGAATTGTTTAAAATATTAACTCCAATCGCTAACGCCTTACAAGGACAATTAAATTCTGATGTGGTGATATCAGGTAATTTAAATGATGATTTTACCCCAAACTTATCTACTATTTCAGGTAATCTATTGGCGGAGCTTTTAGGAACAGAAGTGAATCCAAATCAGGCTGAAGTGTTATCGGCTTTAAGTTCTAAACTCGATTTTTTGAATTTTGATAAACTAAATCTTAATGGGTTAAAAACGGCACTTTCTTTTGAAAATGGCAGCGTAAAGGTAAAACCCTTTACTGTTAACTATCAAGATATTGCACTGGATATCGCTGGAAGTCACACTTTCGATAAAAAGCTTAATTATTCTGCAGTTATTAATGTTCCTGCCAAATATTTAGGAAAAGATATTACGAGTTTAATCGCAAAAATTGATGATTCGTCCCTTGATAATTTAACTATACCGGTCGTCGCTACTATTGGAGGCGATTATTTGAGTCCAAATGTGACTACTGATTTAACCTCTGGGGTTAAAAGTTTGACTACAAAATTAATTGAAATAGAAAAACAAAAATTAATAAGTAAAGGAAAGGACAAAGCGACAGACTTAATTGGCGGCTTACTTTCAGGAAACAAAAAAACCAAAGACTCCCTTTCAGATGCCAATACCAATACTGCTGTAAAAGGTGTTCTTGGAGGTTTGCTAGGAGGTAAAAAAGATTCAACCGCGGTTAAAATAGATTCAGCTGCAACAAATAATGGGGCGGTGAAAGATGCTGCAAAAAGTATTCTTGGTGGTCTGTTGAATAAAAAAAAGAAGCCTGAAGTAAAAAAAGATACGGTGAATTAATAGTAAGGGGCCTTAACGTTCTGATAGCACCAAAAAAAATTAATAAAGCACTATTAAACAGCATCTAGCGCCAAGCACGGAGAGCCAATAGGCCTTGATCATGGCTCTAGATGCTGTTTTTTACCCCACCTGGACCGACACATAATACCCTTCATTGCTACGTACATTAAAGACCGTATCATCTTCAAAGATTAAATATTGACCCTTAATCCCAACTAGAGTACCTTGGTACTTAGGCGTTTTATCCAAGTTTAGACTTTTAACTTTGGTAGGATACTTTAGAACCGGAAATTCTAATTGAGTTTCAATACTTTCGGTTAAATAATAAGGGAGAACCTCTTTAGGAATATGACTTTTCAGTTTCGTTCGCCATTCCGAGAGGTTTTCGTCTAAAACGTCATTTTTTAGCATTTTCCTCCAATTGGTCTTATCACTGACATATTCTTTTAAAGCAACCTCGGTTATACCTGCCAAATAACGGTTGGGAACTTCAACAATTTCAATAGCTTCATGTGCGCCCTGATCTATCCAACGAGTGGGAACTTGTGATTTTCGAGTTACACCAACCTTGACGCTGCTTGAATTTGCTAAATAAACGATGTGGGGTTGTAATTGCACCTTTTTTTCATAGTCTAAATTTCTATCTTCCTGATCTAAATGAGCGGTGCTTAATTCGGGTCGCATGATCCAATCACCAGCCGAGGGTATATCAAAAAAACAATTTTTACAAAACCCTTGTCGGTAAATAGGTTTATCTTCTCCGCAATGTAAACACTGGTACTTTAAAAAATGTATTCTAAGCTCCTTGTTTATAACCTGATTTACATTTAAGAAGTCATTGGCAAATAGCATATAGTATTGAATGGGGCTTCCTATTTCTGTTTGCATTTTTTTTAAAACACCTTCGTACAACATAAAAAACTTTAAAAATTAAACTGATAAATTTCAAAACGATTTCTTAAATTGTTCATCGAAAAACAATTTATAAAAAACGCTTAAAGATACCCAAAAATGCCCATACCCTTATTTAATTCTATTGCTTCTTGGCTGCTTAAAAAGCGTTATCATCAAATTGAACTTTTTTTAAAGTATCCTGCTGAGGTTCAGGAAGAGGTGTTGATGCAACTACTTTCCTTTGCTCGGGATACTGAATTTGGTAAAAAGCACGGTTTTAGTGGTATTTTGAGTTATCAAACCTTTAAAAATCGAGTTCCCATAATTTCCTATGAAGAACTCGAGCCCGATATTGAGCGTTCACGAAGAGGAGAACAGAATATTTTTTGGCCTACACATATAAAATGGTTTGCAAAAAGTAGTGGAACCACCAATGCAAAAAGTAAATTCATTCCAGTAAGTACAGAGGCTTTAGAGGATTGTCATTATAAATCAGGAAAAGATTTGCTCTGTTTGTACCTGAATAACAATGAAAACTCTCAGCTTTTTACAGGAAAAAGCCTGCGGCTTGGAGGGAGTAAAGAGTTATATAAAGACAACGATACTTTTTTTGGGGATTTATCTGCAATATTAATTGATAATATGCCTTTTTGGGCTGAATTGAGCAGTACGCCCAGTAATAGAGTGTCATTAATGAGTGAGTGGGAAAGTAAGCTGGCAGCCATTATAAAAGAAAGCACACAGGAAAATGTAACAAGTTTAGCCGGTGTTCCTTCTTGGATGTTGGTTTTACTTACTAATGTCATTGAGAAAACTGGAAAAGATCATTTGTTTCAAATTTGGGAAAACCTAGAGGTTTATTTTCACGGTGGGGTAAATTTTAATCCGTATCATGAACAGTATAAAAAACTACTTCCCAGAAAAAGTTTTAATTATTACGAGGTATATAATGCTTCAGAAGGGTTTTTTGCCATTCAAGACCGCAATAACTCGGATGAACTATTATTGATGCTTGATTACGGTATTTTTTATGAATTTATACCTATGGATACCTATGGAACGGAAGAACAAAAAGTACTGCCGCTTTGGGAGGTAGAAAAGGATAAAAATTATGCGATTATAATTACTACAAATGCTGGTTTGTGGCGTTATAAAATAGGGGATACCTTGAGGTTTACTTCAATAGACCCTTTTAGGATTAAAATTACAGGCAGAACAAAACATCATATTAATGTATTTGGTGAAGAATTGATTATTGAAAACGCCGAAGAGGCGCTCCGAAGCATATGCTTAAAAACAGAAGCTGAAATCAAAGATTATACAGCTGGTCCTATATTCATGGAAGGCAAAGAAAAAGGGGGTCACGAATGGATTATAGAGTTTAGAAAGCAACCTGAAAATATAGCCTATTTTACAGAACTTCTTGACAATGCGCTTAAATCCTTAAATTCTGACTATGAAGCCAAACGTTATAACAATAGCACTTTAAAGATGCCTAAAGTACATATTGCAAGAGAAAATTTGTTTTATGATTGGTTAAAGTCGAAAGATAAGTTGGGTGGACAGCATAAAATACCCAGGTTGTCTAATAAAAGGGACTATATCGATGAATTGCTTCTGGTAAACAAATAAAATAGTTTTTTTGTCATTAAAGTCTCAAGTTTACTGTAGAATTTAACCTAATTAGTTTTAAAGACTATATGTATGGCAGAGAGATTAGTAATTGTTTCAGACATGTGGGGCACCAAAAAAGGACTTTGGATAACGGCTTACCTTGGCTATCTACAACAGCATTATGATATTGTTTTTTACGATTGTCAAGAACTGGCCAATATAAATTTGGCGGTTGAAAATCAAGAGAATTTACATGAAGCGTTTGTAAATGGCGGTATCACTACGGCGGTACACCATCTTTTAAAGAGAGAAAAAGAACCAAGTCACTACTTGGCTTTTAGTACAGGCGGAACTGTTGTTTATAAAGCCGGCCTTTCTGGTTTGCCCATAAAATCGTTGTATGCCATATCGAGTACGCGTATACGACTAGAAAAAGCAAAAGCAAACTTCACTAGAAAGTTGTTATTTGGCTCAAATGATGCGAACAGGCCAAATGCTACTTGGGAAAAGGATACGGAAACGCAAATAAGTTTAGCACATAATTTTGGCCACGAAATGTATTCTGATGAGAAAATAATCAAAGAAGTATGTCAAGAATTACTGGCAAACGTGACTAAAAA
The sequence above is drawn from the Cellulophaga sp. Hel_I_12 genome and encodes:
- a CDS encoding AsmA-like C-terminal region-containing protein, with amino-acid sequence MKNKILKIVGIVFLLIIMVLVAAPFFLKGKIADIIKNKVNNNITATFDFEEADLSLFSSFPNATVRLKNISLINKAPFEGDTLFSSKEVALNMSIKELFKGADESIVIKSLTVDNAFLNILADAEGNVNYDIAIEDDNTSTADADKSETSDFTLSMESYAISNSKILYLDRESGIRFEIFEMNHSGTGDLSLEKSELDTKTSGLVSFEMDSTNYLNRNPVKLDALIGIDLNTNTYSFLKNEAMVNQLALVFDGFVKLNDDNQEVDISFKTASSDFKNFLAVIPAEYSKNLESVTTTGNFIVQGKFNGIVDEVYIPKFKIDIQSDNASFKYADLPKSVRNVYIDTEITNETGITEETFVDIRKLSFMIDEDRFNMTAKIQDLMGNTKVNSHIDGKMNLANIAKAYPVPADLNLEGLLALDINAAFDMASIENKQYEKTNINGNLNLKNFVYKSEELKSPVKINATSVTFNPKTVTLNELNGVTGQTDFKASGTINNLLGFMFNDENVEGIFNLSSTTFAVNDFMVEESTVPTAESTGKPTMAAAQVKIPSFLDATINATASNVIYDNLSLKNVSGTLIIKDEKATLQNMTSSIFGGNLAFNGEVSTKGVTPSFAMKLGMNNFKIGETFKALELFKILTPIANALQGQLNSDVVISGNLNDDFTPNLSTISGNLLAELLGTEVNPNQAEVLSALSSKLDFLNFDKLNLNGLKTALSFENGSVKVKPFTVNYQDIALDIAGSHTFDKKLNYSAVINVPAKYLGKDITSLIAKIDDSSLDNLTIPVVATIGGDYLSPNVTTDLTSGVKSLTTKLIEIEKQKLISKGKDKATDLIGGLLSGNKKTKDSLSDANTNTAVKGVLGGLLGGKKDSTAVKIDSAATNNGAVKDAAKSILGGLLNKKKKPEVKKDTVN
- a CDS encoding DUF2797 domain-containing protein, with the protein product MLYEGVLKKMQTEIGSPIQYYMLFANDFLNVNQVINKELRIHFLKYQCLHCGEDKPIYRQGFCKNCFFDIPSAGDWIMRPELSTAHLDQEDRNLDYEKKVQLQPHIVYLANSSSVKVGVTRKSQVPTRWIDQGAHEAIEIVEVPNRYLAGITEVALKEYVSDKTNWRKMLKNDVLDENLSEWRTKLKSHIPKEVLPYYLTESIETQLEFPVLKYPTKVKSLNLDKTPKYQGTLVGIKGQYLIFEDDTVFNVRSNEGYYVSVQVG
- a CDS encoding GH3 auxin-responsive promoter family protein, producing MPIPLFNSIASWLLKKRYHQIELFLKYPAEVQEEVLMQLLSFARDTEFGKKHGFSGILSYQTFKNRVPIISYEELEPDIERSRRGEQNIFWPTHIKWFAKSSGTTNAKSKFIPVSTEALEDCHYKSGKDLLCLYLNNNENSQLFTGKSLRLGGSKELYKDNDTFFGDLSAILIDNMPFWAELSSTPSNRVSLMSEWESKLAAIIKESTQENVTSLAGVPSWMLVLLTNVIEKTGKDHLFQIWENLEVYFHGGVNFNPYHEQYKKLLPRKSFNYYEVYNASEGFFAIQDRNNSDELLLMLDYGIFYEFIPMDTYGTEEQKVLPLWEVEKDKNYAIIITTNAGLWRYKIGDTLRFTSIDPFRIKITGRTKHHINVFGEELIIENAEEALRSICLKTEAEIKDYTAGPIFMEGKEKGGHEWIIEFRKQPENIAYFTELLDNALKSLNSDYEAKRYNNSTLKMPKVHIARENLFYDWLKSKDKLGGQHKIPRLSNKRDYIDELLLVNK